Proteins from a genomic interval of Nocardioides jishulii:
- the mce gene encoding methylmalonyl-CoA epimerase: MVGMTVQIPSHLFTAIDHVGIAVPDLDEAIAFYRDVFGMEVAHSETNEEQGVREAMVAVADSGSFIQLLAPLNAESTIAKFLDRSGPGLQQLAYRVTDVEAVSEILRSRGVRLLYDAPKRGTANSRINFVHPKDAGGVLVELVEPAADADH; encoded by the coding sequence ATGGTGGGCATGACTGTGCAGATCCCCTCCCACCTGTTCACCGCGATCGACCACGTGGGCATCGCCGTTCCCGACCTCGACGAGGCCATCGCCTTCTACCGCGACGTCTTCGGCATGGAGGTCGCCCACTCCGAGACGAATGAGGAGCAGGGCGTGCGCGAGGCCATGGTGGCCGTCGCGGACTCCGGCTCCTTCATCCAGCTCCTGGCGCCGCTCAACGCCGAGTCCACGATCGCCAAGTTCCTCGACCGCTCGGGCCCGGGCCTGCAGCAGCTCGCCTACCGCGTGACCGACGTGGAGGCCGTGAGCGAGATCCTGCGCAGCCGCGGCGTACGCCTGCTGTACGACGCCCCCAAGCGCGGCACGGCCAACTCCCGGATCAACTTCGTGCACCCGAAGGATGCCGGCGGCGTCCTGGTGGAGCTCGTCGAGCCGGCTGCCGACGCCGACCACTGA
- a CDS encoding NUDIX hydrolase, whose translation MTLPPSLSTTRPGVARVWWPADLVESGFREATAFVAALVARGLHDHGRVEAWIDPADETAQRIATWAGLQREGILRGGYVEDGQYHDRIMYARLATDPPISEPGGFRALLNSFLPRKRAISQLLMRDSQDRVLMCELTYKPDWDLPGGVIEVGESPAAGVTREIDEECGIHVPAGPLLVTDWLPAWSGWDDALCLVFDGGVHDDDLPRHLTLEAREIRAVRFCTLDEIRAHCAEFTTRRVEAALAGVRAGATYTESGRPSSPTESE comes from the coding sequence GTGACCCTTCCGCCGAGCCTCTCCACCACCCGTCCCGGCGTGGCGCGCGTCTGGTGGCCGGCCGACCTGGTCGAGTCCGGTTTCCGCGAGGCGACGGCCTTCGTGGCCGCCCTGGTCGCGCGCGGACTCCACGACCACGGGCGGGTGGAGGCGTGGATCGACCCCGCGGACGAGACCGCGCAGCGCATCGCCACCTGGGCCGGGCTCCAGCGTGAGGGCATCCTGCGTGGCGGCTACGTCGAGGACGGCCAGTACCACGACCGCATCATGTATGCCCGCCTCGCCACCGACCCCCCGATCAGTGAGCCCGGCGGCTTCCGCGCGCTGCTCAACTCGTTCCTGCCGCGCAAGCGGGCGATCAGCCAGTTGTTGATGCGCGACTCGCAGGACCGCGTCCTGATGTGCGAGCTCACCTACAAGCCGGACTGGGACCTGCCCGGCGGGGTGATCGAGGTGGGGGAGTCCCCCGCCGCCGGCGTCACCCGCGAGATCGACGAGGAGTGCGGCATCCACGTGCCGGCCGGCCCCCTGCTGGTGACGGACTGGCTCCCCGCCTGGAGCGGCTGGGACGACGCGCTGTGCCTGGTCTTCGACGGCGGCGTCCACGATGACGACCTGCCCCGTCACCTCACGCTGGAGGCGCGGGAGATCCGTGCAGTGCGGTTCTGCACCCTCGACGAGATCCGTGCCCACTGCGCCGAGTTCACGACTCGTCGCGTCGAGGCGGCACTGGCTGGAGTGCGGGCCGGAGCCACCTACACCGAGTCCGGGCGCCCTTCGTCACCCACCGAATCTGAGTGA
- a CDS encoding PH domain-containing protein, whose product MGLVSGFLDPDIGQYLLREEGEVVVDEVRHHWAAYTRAALELALGGLVLLTVPFVRADIGWVPMLVWLALWGHAGWLALREHMDRFVITNMRVFRVKGVFDRQAATMPLSRILDITVTKPFVGRIFGYGHFCFESAAQEQGLRDIKFVSRPNDRDQAIQRVVQRAGLRGPRPN is encoded by the coding sequence ATGGGTCTGGTCTCCGGCTTTCTCGACCCTGACATCGGTCAGTACCTCCTGCGTGAGGAGGGCGAGGTGGTGGTCGACGAGGTGCGTCACCACTGGGCTGCGTACACCCGCGCCGCGCTGGAGCTCGCGCTCGGTGGGCTCGTGCTGCTGACGGTGCCCTTCGTCCGGGCCGACATCGGCTGGGTACCGATGCTCGTGTGGCTGGCCCTGTGGGGGCACGCCGGCTGGTTGGCCCTGCGGGAGCACATGGACAGGTTCGTCATCACGAACATGCGCGTCTTCCGGGTGAAGGGCGTGTTCGACCGACAGGCCGCCACCATGCCGCTGTCGCGCATCCTCGACATCACGGTGACCAAGCCCTTCGTGGGGCGGATCTTCGGCTACGGCCACTTCTGCTTCGAGTCCGCTGCCCAGGAGCAGGGCCTGCGCGACATCAAGTTCGTCAGCCGGCCCAACGACCGCGACCAGGCGATCCAGCGCGTCGTCCAACGGGCCGGTCTCCGAGGACCCCGTCCCAACTGA
- the ppdK gene encoding pyruvate, phosphate dikinase yields the protein MTWVTDFAAGNKDQKDLLGGKGANLAEMTNLGLPVPPGFTISTEACRAYLAEGGDPAGLQDEIAERLTALETTMGRRLGDDPDPLLVSVRSGAKFSMPGMMETVLNVGLNDASVLGLAARSSDERFAYDSYRRLVQMFGGTVMGVESEHFSDALDALKAERGTEADLDLDADDLRNLVETFKAIIREHTGQEFPQDPRQQLDQAIHAVFNSWNTDRAVLYRRQERIPEDLGTAVNVQAMVFGNGGMTSGSGVAFTRDPASGDQGVYGDYLQNAQGEDVVAGIRNTVSLAEFEKIDKKSHDELLEIMAVLEKHYRDMCDIEFTVEEGKLWMLQTRVGKRTPEAAFRIAVHMVDEGLIDMDEAVRRVTGAQLASLMFPRFDTTAERTLLAKGMNASPGAAVGRAVFDWRTAVEWAERGEDVILVRKETSPEDLHGMVVAQGILTSRGGKTSHAAVVARGMGRTCVCGAEALDVDTKAGQFTVRGGITVREGDVISIDGSTGEVFAGAVPVTPSAVVRHFEGEEVAGDPLVEAVARIVAHADQTRRMQVRTNADTGEDALRARRFGAQGIGLCRTEHMFLGDRRQLVEDLIVAEDAAGQGEALAALLPRQRGDFEEILTAMDGLPVTIRLIDPPLHEFLPDITELSVSLALADTKGHRKKHERKLLDAVQRLHEQNPMLGLRGVRLGIVIPGLFEMQARAILEAAAACVRKGGDPHPEIMVPLVGSVRELDLIKGRIEEVAAEVQSELGQQIDFKIGTMIELPRAALTADEIARSAEFFSFGTNDLTQMTWGFSRDDVEASFFSTYIEQGVFGISPFETLDVEGVGQLVRTAVERGRGANPDIHLGVCGEHGGDPHSIHFFDEVGLDYVSCSPFRVPIARLEAARASLSED from the coding sequence ATGACGTGGGTGACTGACTTCGCGGCCGGCAACAAGGACCAGAAGGACCTCCTGGGCGGAAAGGGGGCCAATCTGGCGGAGATGACGAACCTGGGGCTCCCTGTCCCACCGGGGTTCACGATCTCCACCGAGGCGTGCCGTGCCTACCTTGCCGAGGGTGGCGACCCGGCGGGTCTTCAGGACGAGATCGCCGAGCGACTCACTGCCCTCGAGACCACGATGGGTCGCCGTCTCGGCGACGACCCCGACCCGCTCCTGGTGAGCGTACGTTCGGGCGCCAAGTTCTCGATGCCCGGCATGATGGAGACCGTCCTCAACGTCGGCCTCAACGACGCCTCGGTCCTTGGCCTCGCAGCACGAAGCAGCGACGAGCGCTTCGCGTACGACTCCTACCGCCGGCTCGTGCAGATGTTCGGCGGCACCGTGATGGGGGTGGAGTCGGAGCACTTCTCCGACGCCCTCGACGCGCTCAAGGCCGAGCGGGGCACCGAGGCAGACCTCGACCTCGACGCGGACGACCTGCGCAACCTGGTGGAGACCTTCAAGGCGATCATCCGCGAGCACACCGGCCAGGAGTTCCCGCAGGACCCGCGCCAGCAGCTCGACCAGGCCATCCACGCCGTCTTCAACTCCTGGAACACCGACCGCGCCGTGCTCTACCGCCGCCAGGAGCGCATCCCGGAGGACCTCGGCACCGCGGTCAACGTCCAGGCGATGGTCTTCGGCAACGGCGGCATGACCTCGGGCTCCGGCGTCGCGTTCACCCGCGATCCCGCCTCGGGCGACCAGGGTGTCTACGGCGACTACCTGCAGAACGCCCAGGGTGAGGACGTCGTCGCGGGCATCCGCAACACCGTCTCCCTGGCGGAGTTCGAGAAGATCGACAAGAAGTCCCACGACGAGCTGCTCGAGATCATGGCCGTCCTGGAGAAGCACTACCGCGACATGTGCGACATCGAGTTCACCGTCGAGGAGGGCAAGCTCTGGATGCTCCAGACCCGGGTCGGCAAGCGCACCCCGGAGGCCGCCTTCCGGATCGCCGTCCACATGGTCGACGAGGGCCTCATCGACATGGACGAGGCCGTACGCCGTGTCACCGGCGCCCAGCTCGCCTCGCTGATGTTCCCCCGCTTCGACACCACCGCTGAGCGGACCCTGCTGGCGAAGGGCATGAACGCCTCCCCCGGGGCCGCCGTGGGTCGTGCCGTCTTCGACTGGCGCACCGCGGTCGAGTGGGCCGAGCGGGGCGAGGACGTCATCCTCGTACGCAAGGAGACCTCGCCGGAGGACCTGCACGGGATGGTCGTCGCCCAGGGAATCCTGACGAGCCGGGGCGGCAAGACCTCCCACGCCGCCGTCGTGGCACGCGGCATGGGCCGCACCTGCGTGTGTGGCGCCGAGGCGTTGGACGTCGACACCAAGGCCGGTCAGTTCACCGTCCGGGGCGGCATCACCGTCCGCGAGGGCGACGTCATCTCCATCGACGGGTCGACCGGCGAGGTCTTCGCCGGCGCAGTTCCCGTCACCCCGTCGGCCGTGGTGCGCCACTTCGAGGGCGAGGAGGTCGCCGGTGACCCGCTCGTCGAGGCCGTCGCGCGCATCGTCGCCCACGCCGACCAGACCCGACGGATGCAGGTGCGGACCAACGCCGACACCGGTGAGGACGCCCTGCGCGCCCGGCGCTTCGGAGCCCAGGGCATCGGGCTGTGCCGCACCGAGCACATGTTCCTGGGCGACCGGCGCCAGCTCGTCGAGGACCTCATCGTCGCCGAGGACGCGGCCGGCCAGGGCGAGGCCCTCGCGGCACTGCTCCCCCGCCAGCGCGGCGACTTCGAGGAGATCCTCACCGCGATGGACGGACTCCCGGTCACCATCCGTCTGATCGACCCGCCGTTGCACGAGTTCCTGCCCGACATCACCGAGCTCTCGGTGAGCCTGGCGCTCGCGGACACCAAGGGCCACCGCAAGAAGCACGAGCGCAAGCTGCTCGACGCCGTCCAGCGACTGCACGAGCAGAACCCGATGCTGGGCCTGCGTGGCGTGCGTCTGGGCATCGTCATCCCCGGCCTGTTCGAGATGCAGGCTCGGGCGATCCTCGAGGCTGCTGCGGCCTGCGTCCGCAAGGGCGGCGACCCGCACCCCGAGATCATGGTCCCGCTCGTCGGGTCGGTGCGCGAGCTCGACCTGATCAAGGGCAGGATCGAGGAGGTCGCGGCCGAGGTCCAGTCCGAGCTCGGCCAGCAGATCGACTTCAAGATCGGCACCATGATCGAGCTGCCGCGCGCGGCCCTGACCGCCGACGAGATCGCCCGCTCGGCCGAGTTCTTCTCCTTCGGCACCAACGACCTGACCCAGATGACGTGGGGCTTCTCCCGCGACGACGTCGAGGCCTCCTTCTTCTCGACCTACATCGAGCAGGGCGTCTTCGGCATCTCCCCCTTCGAGACCCTTGACGTCGAGGGTGTGGGCCAGCTGGTCCGCACTGCGGTGGAGCGGGGCCGTGGCGCCAACCCCGACATCCACCTGGGAGTGTGCGGCGAGCACGGCGGAGACCCGCACTCGATCCACTTCTTCGACGAGGTGGGCCTGGACTACGTGTCCTGCTCGCCCTTCCGGGTGCCGATCGCCCGGCTCGAGGCCGCGCGGGCCAGCCTCTCCGAGGACTGA
- a CDS encoding SDR family NAD(P)-dependent oxidoreductase, giving the protein MGETSVIDVGFDFTGRHVLVTGGTRGLGLAVAQAFTEAGARVSVTGTKILPSLYDADLSRFDYHQLQLASNDAIESFAERIGAVDVLVNAAGARLASTMDEHEREFLCHSARLGFVGPQRLTQQLRQRICSSTAPGGGAVVHTRSTLSWLELTQTTTDAENELRAQTAQAGRAWSRYGARVNTVLTPSRVTVPSQQRLATPPVNDHAGAVLTRPRAVPEVNVGEVATITMFLASTGAAALSGQTIHATVRR; this is encoded by the coding sequence GTGGGGGAGACATCTGTGATCGACGTCGGTTTTGACTTCACCGGCCGCCACGTCCTCGTGACGGGCGGCACGCGGGGCCTCGGCCTCGCCGTGGCCCAGGCATTCACCGAGGCCGGCGCACGAGTGTCCGTCACCGGCACGAAGATCCTCCCGTCCCTCTACGACGCCGACCTCTCCCGGTTCGACTACCACCAGCTCCAGCTGGCGAGCAACGACGCGATCGAGTCCTTCGCCGAGCGCATCGGCGCGGTCGACGTCCTGGTCAACGCCGCCGGGGCCCGACTGGCCTCCACCATGGACGAGCACGAGCGTGAGTTCCTGTGCCACTCGGCGCGCCTGGGCTTCGTGGGGCCCCAGCGCCTCACCCAGCAGCTGCGTCAGCGCATCTGCTCCTCCACGGCGCCGGGCGGAGGCGCTGTCGTGCACACCCGCTCCACGCTCTCCTGGCTCGAGCTGACCCAGACCACCACCGACGCCGAGAACGAGCTGCGCGCCCAGACCGCCCAGGCCGGTCGCGCCTGGTCCCGCTACGGCGCCCGCGTCAACACGGTGCTCACCCCGTCCCGGGTGACCGTGCCCAGCCAGCAACGCCTCGCCACGCCTCCGGTGAACGACCACGCCGGTGCCGTGCTCACGCGCCCTCGGGCCGTGCCCGAGGTCAACGTCGGCGAGGTGGCGACCATCACCATGTTCCTTGCCAGCACCGGCGCTGCTGCCCTCAGCGGGCAGACGATCCACGCCACCGTGCGTCGCTGA
- a CDS encoding tetratricopeptide repeat protein, which yields MSQQPFSRPGAYDLSALKRPASSSTPAGPPVAQSGGQPAGQSASTAGGGTAYSVSADEQNFQAVLEASMTAPVLLVFFSPSRMPESAQLAADMQTLSDEFEGRFLVGLVDVEAVPQIAQAMQIPSIPFVVAVVDGRPMPLFQDVAPIDQLRPALTQVAQQLTTQGITGRHQPRSTVVVDEEGVPAADPRYAAAQDALEEGDIDRAVAEYQKLVDANPADAEAAAGLAMAKLLQRTQGVDLQAARRAAADAPDDLDAQIMVADLDMLGGHVEDAFARLVEVVRRTSGDERTKARDHLVTLFGAVGNDDPRVLRGRQNLASALF from the coding sequence ATGAGCCAGCAGCCGTTCTCCCGTCCCGGTGCCTACGACCTCTCTGCACTGAAGCGTCCGGCTTCTTCCAGCACTCCCGCAGGCCCGCCCGTCGCCCAGTCCGGTGGCCAGCCCGCCGGCCAGTCCGCGAGCACCGCGGGGGGCGGCACGGCGTACTCCGTGTCGGCCGACGAGCAGAACTTCCAGGCCGTCCTGGAGGCGTCCATGACGGCCCCGGTCCTCCTGGTCTTCTTCTCCCCGTCGCGGATGCCCGAGAGTGCGCAGCTGGCCGCTGACATGCAGACGCTCTCCGACGAGTTCGAGGGGCGCTTCCTCGTCGGGCTCGTCGACGTCGAGGCCGTCCCCCAGATCGCCCAGGCCATGCAGATCCCGAGCATCCCCTTCGTGGTCGCGGTCGTGGACGGCAGGCCGATGCCGCTCTTCCAGGACGTCGCCCCGATCGACCAGCTGCGCCCGGCGCTCACCCAGGTGGCCCAGCAGCTCACCACCCAGGGCATCACGGGCCGACACCAGCCGCGCAGCACGGTCGTGGTCGACGAGGAGGGTGTCCCGGCAGCAGACCCCCGCTACGCCGCCGCCCAGGACGCGCTCGAGGAGGGTGACATCGACCGCGCGGTCGCGGAGTACCAGAAGCTGGTGGACGCCAACCCGGCCGACGCCGAGGCGGCCGCCGGCCTGGCGATGGCGAAGCTCCTGCAGCGGACCCAGGGCGTGGACCTCCAGGCGGCCCGCCGGGCTGCCGCCGACGCACCGGACGACCTCGACGCGCAGATCATGGTGGCCGACCTGGACATGCTCGGCGGACACGTCGAGGACGCCTTCGCCCGACTCGTCGAGGTCGTGCGCCGCACCAGCGGGGACGAGCGTACGAAGGCGCGCGACCACCTCGTGACGCTCTTCGGCGCCGTCGGCAACGACGACCCCCGCGTCCTGCGGGGTCGTCAGAACCTGGCCTCCGCCCTGTTCTGA
- a CDS encoding acetyl-CoA C-acetyltransferase produces MSGTTSVIVAGARTPIGRLLGGLKDQSAADLGGVAIAGALEKAGVSGEQVEYVIMGHVIQAGAGQITARQAAVKGGVPMAVPALTINKVCLSGINAIALADQLIRAGEHEIVVAGGMESMTQAPHLLPKSREGFKYGDTALVDSMAYDALFDQFTNQAMGLLTEECNAAAQNLTRQEQDEFAARSHRLAAEAQKNGVFDDEIVPVTVRSRKGDIEVAHDEGVRGDTTADSLAKLRPAFSKEGTITAGTASQISDGAAAVVVMSKAKAEELGLTWIAEIGASGQVAGPDSTLQLQPAAAIAKAVEKEGITAQDIDLFEINEAFAAVGISSARELGVDEEKVNVNGGAIALGHPVGMSGARIVLHLALELQRRGGGIGAAALCGGGGQGDALIIRVPKA; encoded by the coding sequence ATGTCAGGCACCACTTCTGTCATCGTCGCCGGCGCGCGCACCCCGATCGGCCGTCTGCTCGGAGGTCTCAAGGACCAGTCCGCAGCAGACCTGGGTGGCGTCGCCATCGCGGGGGCCCTGGAGAAGGCCGGCGTCTCGGGCGAGCAGGTCGAGTACGTGATCATGGGCCACGTGATCCAGGCTGGCGCCGGCCAGATCACCGCCCGCCAGGCCGCGGTCAAGGGTGGTGTCCCGATGGCTGTGCCCGCCCTGACCATCAACAAGGTCTGCCTCTCGGGCATCAACGCCATCGCGCTGGCCGACCAGCTGATCCGCGCCGGTGAGCACGAGATCGTCGTCGCCGGTGGCATGGAGTCGATGACCCAGGCCCCGCACCTGCTGCCCAAGTCCCGCGAGGGCTTCAAGTACGGCGACACCGCGCTGGTCGACTCGATGGCCTACGACGCCCTCTTCGACCAGTTCACCAACCAGGCGATGGGTCTCCTCACGGAGGAGTGCAACGCCGCGGCCCAGAACCTCACCCGCCAGGAGCAGGACGAGTTCGCCGCCCGGAGCCACCGCCTGGCCGCCGAGGCGCAGAAGAACGGCGTCTTCGACGACGAGATCGTCCCCGTCACCGTGCGCAGCCGCAAGGGCGACATCGAGGTCGCCCACGACGAGGGCGTACGTGGCGACACCACCGCCGACTCGTTGGCCAAGCTCCGCCCCGCCTTCAGCAAGGAGGGCACCATCACCGCCGGCACCGCCTCGCAGATCTCCGACGGCGCCGCCGCCGTCGTGGTGATGAGCAAGGCCAAGGCCGAGGAGCTGGGCCTGACCTGGATCGCCGAGATCGGCGCCTCGGGCCAGGTGGCCGGCCCCGACTCCACGCTGCAGCTGCAGCCTGCCGCGGCGATCGCCAAGGCCGTGGAGAAGGAGGGCATCACCGCCCAGGACATCGACCTCTTCGAGATCAACGAGGCCTTCGCCGCCGTCGGCATCTCCTCGGCCCGTGAGCTGGGTGTCGACGAGGAGAAGGTCAACGTCAACGGTGGCGCCATCGCCCTGGGACACCCCGTGGGCATGTCGGGTGCGCGGATCGTGCTGCACCTCGCCCTCGAGCTCCAGCGCCGCGGCGGTGGCATCGGCGCCGCTGCCCTGTGTGGTGGCGGTGGCCAGGGCGACGCCCTGATCATCCGGGTCCCGAAGGCCTGA
- the ccrA gene encoding crotonyl-CoA carboxylase/reductase: protein MQNILDAIESGNATSEDFANLEIPDHYRAAFVRKEDAGMFEGIDSRDKDPRKSLHVDDVPLPELGPGEALVAVMASAINYNTVWTSIFEPVSTFGFLERLGRTGDLGKRHDLPYHVVGSDLSGVVLATGPGVQKWHAGDRVVAHCLSVELEGPDGHNDTMLDTEQRIWGFETNFGGLAHVALVKANQLMPKPEHLTWEEAASPGLVNATAYRQLVSANGGNMKQGDNVLVWGASGGLGGFATQYAINGGATPVCVVSNEEKAKIARSMGAELIINRSEENYQFWNEEGTKQNPKEWKRFGAKIRELTGGEDIDIVFEHPGRETFGASVFVTRKGGVITTCASTSGYMHEYDNRYLWMNLKRIISSHFANYRESWEANRLIAKGAIHPTLSKVYSLDEVGQASLDVHKNAHQGKVGVLCLSPEPGLGVLNHEMRDKHINEINRFRGV, encoded by the coding sequence GTGCAGAACATCCTCGACGCCATCGAGTCCGGCAACGCCACGTCCGAGGACTTCGCGAACCTCGAGATCCCCGACCACTACCGCGCCGCGTTCGTCCGCAAGGAGGACGCCGGCATGTTCGAGGGCATCGACAGTCGCGACAAGGATCCCCGCAAGTCGCTGCACGTCGACGACGTCCCCCTCCCCGAGCTGGGCCCGGGCGAGGCGCTGGTGGCCGTGATGGCCTCGGCCATCAACTACAACACCGTGTGGACCTCGATCTTCGAGCCCGTCTCCACCTTCGGCTTCCTCGAGCGTCTGGGCCGCACCGGTGACCTCGGCAAGCGCCACGACCTGCCCTACCACGTCGTCGGCTCCGACCTGTCCGGCGTCGTGCTGGCCACTGGCCCCGGCGTGCAGAAGTGGCACGCCGGCGACCGCGTCGTGGCCCACTGCCTCTCCGTCGAGCTCGAGGGCCCCGACGGCCACAACGACACGATGCTCGACACCGAGCAGCGCATCTGGGGCTTCGAGACCAACTTCGGTGGCCTCGCCCACGTCGCCCTGGTCAAGGCCAACCAGCTCATGCCCAAACCGGAGCACCTCACCTGGGAGGAGGCCGCCTCCCCCGGCCTGGTCAACGCCACCGCCTACCGCCAGCTCGTCTCCGCCAACGGCGGCAACATGAAGCAGGGCGACAACGTCCTCGTCTGGGGTGCCTCCGGTGGCCTGGGCGGGTTCGCCACCCAGTACGCGATCAACGGTGGCGCGACCCCGGTCTGCGTCGTCTCCAACGAGGAGAAGGCCAAGATCGCCCGCTCCATGGGAGCCGAGCTGATCATCAACCGTTCCGAGGAGAACTACCAGTTCTGGAACGAGGAGGGCACCAAGCAGAACCCGAAGGAGTGGAAGCGCTTCGGCGCCAAGATCCGCGAGCTGACCGGCGGCGAGGACATCGACATCGTCTTCGAGCACCCCGGTCGTGAGACCTTCGGCGCCTCCGTCTTCGTCACCCGCAAGGGCGGCGTCATCACCACCTGCGCCTCGACCTCGGGCTACATGCACGAGTACGACAACCGCTACCTGTGGATGAACCTCAAGCGCATCATCTCGAGCCACTTCGCCAACTACCGCGAGTCGTGGGAGGCCAACCGCCTCATCGCCAAGGGCGCCATCCACCCGACCCTGTCGAAGGTCTACTCCCTCGACGAGGTGGGCCAGGCTTCCCTCGACGTCCACAAGAACGCCCACCAGGGCAAGGTCGGCGTCCTGTGCCTCTCTCCGGAGCCGGGCCTGGGCGTGCTCAACCACGAGATGCGTGACAAGCACATCAACGAGATCAACCGCTTCCGCGGGGTCTGA
- the meaB gene encoding methylmalonyl Co-A mutase-associated GTPase MeaB produces the protein MDARTGGRRREVSVPDLVSRAREGQPAAIARLLTLVEDASPLLHEVMTALAPYWGRAHVVGLTGSPGVGKSTSTNALVGELRRQGQRVAVLAVDPSSPFSGGALLGDRVRMGDHAGDPDVYIRSMASRGHLGGLSWAAPQAVRVLDAVGFDTVLVETVGVGQSEVEIAGLADTTVVLLAPGMGDGIQAAKAGILEIGDLYVVNKADRDGADTVRRELRTMLSHTERPEGSWRRPVLKAVARSGEGVPEVVVKLAEHRTWLEESGELARRRTARAQREIEAIALETMRRRWGSVGERGVLTDLASRVVAGRLDPHAAAGQLLDH, from the coding sequence ATGGACGCACGGACCGGGGGCCGACGCCGCGAGGTGTCGGTCCCCGATCTCGTCTCCCGGGCCCGCGAGGGGCAGCCCGCCGCGATTGCGCGGTTGCTCACGCTGGTCGAGGACGCCTCGCCGCTGCTGCACGAGGTGATGACGGCGCTCGCCCCGTACTGGGGGCGCGCCCACGTCGTCGGACTGACGGGATCTCCGGGAGTGGGCAAGTCGACCTCGACCAACGCGCTCGTCGGCGAGCTGCGCCGCCAGGGGCAGCGCGTCGCCGTCCTCGCCGTCGACCCCTCGTCGCCCTTCTCCGGCGGCGCGCTCCTGGGTGACCGCGTACGCATGGGCGACCACGCCGGTGACCCGGACGTCTACATCCGCTCGATGGCCTCGCGCGGCCACCTCGGCGGCCTGTCGTGGGCCGCGCCCCAGGCGGTGCGGGTGCTCGACGCCGTCGGGTTCGACACCGTCCTGGTGGAGACCGTGGGCGTGGGCCAGAGTGAGGTCGAGATCGCTGGCCTGGCCGACACGACCGTGGTGCTGCTCGCGCCGGGGATGGGGGACGGGATCCAGGCAGCGAAGGCCGGGATCCTGGAGATCGGTGATCTCTACGTGGTCAACAAGGCCGACCGTGACGGCGCCGACACCGTACGCCGCGAGCTGCGCACGATGCTCTCGCACACGGAGCGACCGGAGGGCTCGTGGCGACGCCCGGTCCTCAAGGCCGTCGCGCGGTCGGGCGAGGGCGTGCCCGAGGTCGTGGTCAAGCTGGCCGAGCACCGTACGTGGCTGGAGGAGTCCGGTGAGCTGGCGCGCCGCCGCACTGCACGGGCGCAGCGGGAGATCGAGGCGATCGCCCTGGAGACCATGCGCCGCCGTTGGGGGAGCGTGGGGGAGCGCGGGGTGCTGACCGACCTGGCCAGCCGCGTCGTGGCGGGACGGCTCGACCCCCATGCGGCGGCAGGTCAGCTGCTCGACCACTGA
- a CDS encoding DoxX family membrane protein, with protein sequence MAISRRIARPLLSSAFIATSVQVLKDPGPAADNLRAWSDRVVPAARAQGIPLPQDPAVLARAAAAVQLAAAGALALGKAPRLSAVLLTAALAPNALASSPLNPTLDSASRERNVVETAKNASLLGGLLLATVDTEGRPGIAWRARRAARDAKRQARHLTKEAKLETRLAGKSLT encoded by the coding sequence ATGGCCATCTCACGTCGCATCGCCCGTCCCCTGCTCAGCAGTGCCTTCATCGCCACCAGCGTGCAGGTGCTGAAGGACCCCGGTCCTGCCGCCGACAACCTGCGCGCCTGGAGCGACCGGGTCGTTCCCGCCGCCCGGGCGCAGGGCATCCCGCTCCCCCAGGACCCCGCCGTGCTCGCCCGCGCCGCCGCCGCCGTCCAGCTCGCCGCAGCCGGCGCCCTCGCCCTCGGCAAGGCACCCCGGCTCTCGGCCGTCCTCCTCACCGCTGCCCTGGCGCCGAACGCACTGGCTTCCAGCCCGTTGAACCCCACCTTGGACTCGGCCAGCCGCGAGCGCAACGTGGTCGAGACGGCGAAGAACGCCAGCCTCCTCGGCGGACTGCTGCTCGCCACCGTCGACACCGAGGGTCGCCCCGGGATCGCCTGGCGCGCGCGTCGCGCCGCCCGCGATGCCAAGCGACAGGCGCGCCACCTGACCAAGGAGGCCAAGCTCGAGACGCGCCTGGCGGGCAAGTCGCTGACCTGA